From the Triticum urartu cultivar G1812 chromosome 4, Tu2.1, whole genome shotgun sequence genome, the window GAGACAAACTTGATGGAGTCCCCAACACAGCCCACGGCTCGAAAGGCCCTCGCCTCTGGTATGTAGTCTCTGCAGCCGAGGTAACTCTCGCACCCCACAGGCAGGCCTAGGGAGCGGACGTCCACGGAACGCTGGCCGGAGAGAAGATCAACGCAGTCACAGTACATGCCACCAAGCAAGAGATCCACCCAGTAACCACGGCCACGGTGGAAAAACACATCTTCAGCAAGGAAGTCGCTTTTCTCAGCGAGCAGATGGTCGGGGAAATTAGTGAACTTCGCAATCTCCCACTGAGACTTGGATGAGGACCCCGACACGAAGAGAACAGGCTGCCGTCCAGGACAGCCTATGCCGTGGACGGTCCCGGGAAAGACCAGGGCGTAGGAGCTGATGTCGTCGTCCCGGCGGCGCGCAACAAGAACACGGGACGTAAGGACGGAAGGGGGTGTGCTGGGCGCAGACGGGATCATGAGGAGCGATCTGTCAATTGCGTTGTAGATGAGATAGATACCCCCGGGGTAAACTTTAGGAAAGGAAGTTGTCATGATAATCAGGTTCTTGTCGACGGCATGGATACAAGTGGAGAACGGGCGGACGCCTCGGAGGGTCAGGCGGGACAGATCTGGCGCACCAGCAAGGTCTGCTTCTAGCGCCAGGCCCCGCATGAGCGCATCGCAATCGAGGTCCGCAGGGAACCCGAACGCCCTCTTGGCTCCAGAGGACAGCAAAGTCTTCTTGTTGTCGGCTGTTTCGCCGCCGGGGAGATACGTGCCCACGAAGGGATCCAGGAGGAAAAGGGAAGGCGAGGGCGGAGTCATGACTGAAGTTTCGACGGCTGATCTGTTGGTGCGTGTGTCGTGGGGGGGGTGGGGGACGGGGCAGGATATTGATGGAGaagtcggcggcggtggtggcggtggtggcggcggtggtggcggtggtggcggcggcggcggggaggatgatgaggagaCGCGGGGGAGGACGGGGGCAAGGGCAAGCAAAGCACGATCTCTAACCGGGGGCGGTTTCTCGACTCTTCTATCTAAAGAAAGAAAGCGGATGATGGGTTACCGTCGGACGCCGGCGACGCGGATCGAGGGGCTATTGGAGCGTTGATCGGTATCTCAGAGAAACACACCGGTATGAAAACACCTGGACTAGGTGCACGATGAACCGCACGACTCGGGTCGTactctttctttctttcttcttcttcttctttttcttcttcttgtttctttcctcttcctgCTGGAATTGGGTCAGGAGTCGACCAGTTTCTTTTAAAGAAGTTCACCAGTTCATTATGAAAAATTTATATATAACTACGTGTGCCTTCAAAAGTGAAAATTCATGTGTGGAAAACTTTGCTTGGAGCTCTTCCATGTCAAGGAGTCTTAGCGAGCAGACACATAATTTCGAGTTCTCACTTCCCCTTATGCAGTTCAGATTGTGAAAGCATCCGGCATGTTTTGTTCTTGTGCCCTCGAGTACAGAAGGTGTGGCGTTTACTAGGTATGGCAGCGGTGGTGAATGAGGTATGCATGGTGGAAAGAGAGGGTGGCTCGGTGATGGCTGGCCTCCTCTTGTCCAAGAATCCAACTAAGGCATTGGTTAATGATGTTCACCGCAATGACCTTGTTATCACGGCTGTGTGGTACTTGTGGTGGGAACGACGCAGATATACACACGGCGAGCAACTGTACGCGCCTACCAGATCGGTGCAAGCAATATCGGCACTCGCAAAAAATTACTCAAGAGCAAAATTCAAGCACAACAGAATTAGGAGACATGGCTGAGAGAAACCACAGAAGGCACAATCAAGCCGAATGTGGACACATGTTTCGACATTGAAAGTGGCCCTGGCGCTATAGGTGCTATACTTCGAGACCACTCCGGTTTCTTTGTGGCGGCATCTTGCAGCAATATCCCTTTTGTTGAAGAAGCGGCTACGGTGGAAGCACGAGGCTTAAGAGATGGACTTCTCCTCGCAAGTGAAACGGGATGCAACAAGGTATGCGTAGAAGGTAATTGCATGGAAGTCATTGAAATCATGCAGAACGGGGGGAAATTCGCTTGGACCGGCGGCAGCAATTTATGAAGAATACTCTTTCTTAGCTCGTAATTTTATTTCTATATTTTTTTCTCATTGTCCTAGGGAAGCTAATATGGCGGCAGATTTGTTGGCTAGGAATTCGGAGGTATCTCGAACTATTGTGTGGAAATCAGAGCCTTCAGATTTTCTGCTTGATGTATTGACAAATGATGTATCGTTGTTTTCACATGAAATATAACCCGCCATGATGGCTTTTCCCTAATATATATAACTTTTTTTATAAAAGGTGCTAGTGTACCCGCACCTCTCCGaaacacagagtgacaaatcctaatctcgatctatgccagcccaacaaatacctttggagacacttgtagagcatctttataatcacccatttacgttgtgacgtttgatagcacacaaagtgttcctccggtattcggaagttgcataatctcatagtctgaggaacatgtataagtcatgaagaaagcagtagcaatgaaactgtaacgatcataatgctaagctaacgaatggatcttgtccatcacatcattctcctaatgatgtgatcccgttcatcaaatgacaacacatgtctatggttaggaaacataaccatctttgacaaacaagctagtcaagtagaggcatactagggacacttatgttttctctatgtattcacacatgtactaagtttctggttaatacaatctagcatgaataataaacatttatcatgaaataaggaaataaataacaactttattattgcctctagggcatatttcctttagtctcccacttgcactagagtcaataatctagttcacatcaccatgtgattaacaccaatagttcacatctttatgtgattaacacccatagttcacatcaccatgtgaccaacactcaaaaggtttactagtgtcaataatctagttcacatcgctatgtgattaacacccaagagtaataaggtatgatcatattttgctcgtgagagaaatttttagtctacgggtctgcaacattcagatccgtatgtattttacaaatttctatgtctacaatactctgcacggagctactctagctaattgctcccactttcaatatgtatctaaatcgagacttagattcatccagatcagtgtcaaagcttgcatcgacgtaactctttatgacgaactcgttgtcacttccataaccgagaaacatttacttattccactaaggataattttgactgctgtccagtgatccactcctggatcactattgtaccctcttgccaaactcatggcgaggtacacaataggtctggtacacagtatagtatactttatagaacctatgactgaggcatagggaatgacttttcattctctttctatttctgccgtggtcgggttttgagtctttactcaacttcacaccttgcaacacatgcaagaactccttctttgactgttccattttgaactacttcaaaaacttgtcaaggtatgtactcattaaaaaaattatcaagcgtcttgatctatctctatagatcttgatgctcaatatgtaagcagcttcaccgaggtctttctttgaaaaactcctttcaaacactcctttatgctttccagaaaattctacattattttcgatcaacaatatgtcattcacatatacttgtcagaaatgttgtagtgctcccattcactttcttgtaaatacagacttcgccgcaagtttgtataaaccatatgctttgatcatactatcaaaacgtttattccaactctgagaggcttgcatcagtccataaatggatcactggagcttgcacactttgttagcaccctttggatcgacaaaaccttctggttgcatcatatacaactcttcttccagaaatccattcagggaTGCAGTTTTTACATTCAtatgccaaatttcataattataaaatgcgacaattgctaacatgattcggacagacttaaacatcgctacgggtgagaaagtctcatcgtagtcaactccttgaaattgttgaaaaccttttgcaacaagtcgagctttgtagacagtaacattaccgtcaacgtcggtcttcttcttgaagatccatttattttctacggcttgccgatcatcgggcaaatccatcaaagtccacactttgttctatacatggatcccatctcagatttcatggcctcaagccatttcgtggaatctgggctcaccatcgcttcctcatagttcgcaggttcaccatggtctagtaacatgacttccagaacaagattaccataccactctagtgcggaccgtactctgaaagacctacgaggttctgtagtaacttgatctgaagtttcatgatcatcatcattagcttcctcactaattggtgtaggaatcactaggaCTAATTTCTGGTAAATAAAACTATCTTCaatcgggagaaggtacaattacctcatcaagttctactttcctcccactcacttctttcgagagaaactccttctctagaaaggatccattcttagcaatgaatatttgccttcggatctgtgatagaaggtgtacccaacatgtttcctttgggtatcctatgaagacacacttctctgattttggtttgagcttatcaggttgaagtttttcacataagcatggcagccccaaactttaagaaatgacaacttaggtttcttactaaaccatagttcatatggtgtagtctcaacggatttagatgttgccctatttaacgtgaatgcagttgtctctaatgtaTAACCCTAAAACGttaaatcgataagagacatcaaagatcacaccatatctaataaagtgcggttatgacgttcggacacaccattacgctgtggtgttccaggtggcgtgagttgtgaaactattccatattgtttcaaatgaagaccaaactcgtaactcaaatattcgtctccgcgatcagatcatagaaactttattttcttgttacgatgatttttccacttcactctgaaattctttgaacttttcaaatgtttcacacttaagtttcattaagtagatatacccatatctgctcaaatcatctatgaaggtcagaaaataacgataccctccgcgagccttagcactcatcggaccgcatacatcagtatgtattatt encodes:
- the LOC125553468 gene encoding uncharacterized protein LOC125553468; its protein translation is MTPPSPSLFLLDPFVGTYLPGGETADNKKTLLSSGAKRAFGFPADLDCDALMRGLALEADLAGAPDLSRLTLRGVRPFSTCIHAVDKNLIIMTTSFPKVYPGGIYLIYNAIDRSLLMIPSAPSTPPSVLTSRVLVARRRDDDISSYALVFPGTVHGIGCPGRQPVLFVSGSSSKSQWEIAKFTNFPDHLLAEKSDFLAEDVFFHRGRGYWVDLLLGGMYCDCVDLLSGQRSVDVRSLGLPVGCESYLGCRDYIPEARAFRAVGCVGDSIKFVSITGFLERVDLVDDRMVRVWKLKEDMSWDLDYELKFRSLREDGAFKGNHLPTSMAPMYPFLSMQEDRVIYFALGEYMYQDPQFCFPSTPSFWVRVDMSIKTFNCTPISLTDASIGCLLAMSGNAEGDLAWTSQPSQLLKPCPVS